The genomic region GATCACCCGGGTCGGCAAAATCGAGCTGAAGGTGCCGCAGGACCGGCAGGGGCGATTCTCGACCGAGCTGTTCGAGCGCTATCAGCGCTCGGAGAAGGCGCTGGTTGCGGCCTTGGCCGAGATGTACGTGCAAGGCGTCTCGACGCGGAAGGTCAAGCAGGTCACCGAGGAACTGGTGGGCCATGCCTTCTCGGCCTCGGCGATCAGCGCGATCAACAAGCGGCTGGATGCGTCGCTGAAGGCGTTCTGCGAACGCAAGCTCAAGGAGCCGTTCCCTTATCTAATCCTTGACGCGCGCTATGAGCGCATCAGGGACGATGGCATCATCGCAAGCCAGGCGGTGCTGATCGCGATTGGGGTTGACTGGGAGGGCCGACGTCAGGTGCTCGCGGTCGAACTCGCCAACCGGGAGAGCCGATCGAGCTGGAAAGAGTTTTTGGAAGGGTTGAAGGCCCGCGGCCTGCATGGCGTGGAGTTCGTCGTCTCCGATGATCATCCCGGCTTGAAGAAGGCGATACCGGAGGTCCTCACCGGGGTGTTCTGGCAGCGCTGTTACGTGCACTTCCTGCGCAACGCGCTCGACTATGTGCCGCGCAAGGTCGATGACGATTGCCTGCTCGAGCTGCGCTGGATGTACGACCGGCGCGATCTTGGCGAGGTGCGGCGCGATCTGGCGGCGTGGCTTGCCAAATGGGGCGGCAAGTACCCCAAGCTCACCGGCTGGGTCGAGGACAACATCGAGGAGACCTTGACCTACTTCCGGCTGCCGCTGGCGCACCGCAAGCACTTGAAGTCGACCAACATGCTGGAGCGTCTCAATGAGGAGATCCGGCGGCGCACCTACGTGGTGCGAATCTTTCCCAACGCCGAGAGCTGCCTAAGGCTGGTGCGGGCGCTGACCGTCGAGCGTCACGAGGCCTGGCTCGAGGACCATCGCTATCTCAACATGGATCTGTTGAAGGAGCACAAGAAGGAGGCGTTACGCCAGGCGGCCTGACGATGCTCAGGCCCACCAAGGGGATGGACGCCACCCCTCTCCGCCGCCGTCGCTCGCCAGCGCTGCGCTTTTGGGCAAGCGAGCGACGGCGGCTCCGAGGGGATGGCTCGGCCGGACCCCATGATCAATTTTGCTGAACTTGACGCACAGAACTTTTTGCAGGCCAAACTACGATTTCCTACGACAGAGTTCGCCGACTGATCATGCGTCGATCGTGGCGGCCTCTTCCGGCGGCGAGGCGCTAAGCAACATCGCTAACAATATAGGGCGCTCGCCCGGGCTTCATCGCGAGGCTGGTGGTTCTCAGAAAATGGCCGTCATTGAGACCGCACATGAGTGTGCCGGATCGGACACGTGCCGAATTGAATGAACGCGGCCGTCCTCGTACACGGCGGCGTTCGCCCACATCAGTCAATCGACGCGGAGAGAATCCGGAAAGACCCTCTGCTCACGAGCGCGGCGAACTTCCCTTCAATTCCACCTCGAAGCCTTGCCATGGGCCCTTCGGGTGGACAATGGCGCTGTGCGCACGCAAGCCGACTTCAGGCTCAACAACGTGTCAGAATTCCTGGGGCGCGTTCCAGCCTGCTGGGCATCGAGAAGATGTCAAGAAATCTGCGCACGGCCCGCTTCGGCCGGGCCGAGCGCCCGGCTCGCCTGCCGAACTTCGTCCAGGAACGCCTCCGCCAGGCGTGACAGTGGTTCGGCCTCCGACCAAAGCATGTGGGCTACTGCCGGCGTCCTGGGTGTGAAAGGCTTGATAACGAGGTCGTGGCTGCCGCCCTGGCGCGGAGAGAACGGATCGACGACGGCAGCGCCGACGCCGGCAGCCGCGAGCACGCAGGCAGTTTTGCAGTATCGCACTTCCACGGTCGGCTGGAACGGCGCCCCGGCCTGGGCAAAGCTCTCGCGTATGGCTTCGCCCAATCGTGTTCCACGCTCCAGCCCGATGAAGGGCAGGCCGACCAGATCGGAGGCGGAAATCACGGGACGTTCGGCCAGCGGATGCTTCGGCGGCATTACGCAAACCATTTCGCCGGTGTGGACCACCTCATGCGCGATGCCTGGATGATGCGACAGGCCGAGCACGAAGCCAAGTTC from Bradyrhizobium elkanii USDA 76 harbors:
- a CDS encoding LysR family transcriptional regulator, with translation MNLRQLEILRAVIRHRTTVAAADELALSQPAVSNALKAMEAQAGFSLFERVNNRLFPTSEAMALYKESEAIFALHAKLENRVRDLRECRSGLLSIVATPPLAYGIIPPALSDFLRQRRQTRVFFDVRRYEGIIEGVTSRVAELGFVLGLSHHPGIAHEVVHTGEMVCVMPPKHPLAERPVISASDLVGLPFIGLERGTRLGEAIRESFAQAGAPFQPTVEVRYCKTACVLAAAGVGAAVVDPFSPRQGGSHDLVIKPFTPRTPAVAHMLWSEAEPLSRLAEAFLDEVRQASRALGPAEAGRAQIS
- a CDS encoding IS256 family transposase, which gives rise to MTVTKIRTDVSAVKELLRSDKEFLKPLIQSAVQDILEAEMTETLGAEKGERSEGRLGYRSGYYPRSLITRVGKIELKVPQDRQGRFSTELFERYQRSEKALVAALAEMYVQGVSTRKVKQVTEELVGHAFSASAISAINKRLDASLKAFCERKLKEPFPYLILDARYERIRDDGIIASQAVLIAIGVDWEGRRQVLAVELANRESRSSWKEFLEGLKARGLHGVEFVVSDDHPGLKKAIPEVLTGVFWQRCYVHFLRNALDYVPRKVDDDCLLELRWMYDRRDLGEVRRDLAAWLAKWGGKYPKLTGWVEDNIEETLTYFRLPLAHRKHLKSTNMLERLNEEIRRRTYVVRIFPNAESCLRLVRALTVERHEAWLEDHRYLNMDLLKEHKKEALRQAA